The following proteins are co-located in the Tiliqua scincoides isolate rTilSci1 chromosome 8, rTilSci1.hap2, whole genome shotgun sequence genome:
- the LOC136659356 gene encoding probable 18S rRNA (guanine-N(7))-methyltransferase: MVEIQSQMTERAVELLGLAEDRPCFLLDVGCGSCLSGDYLSEEGHCWVGLDISSAMLDVALEREVEGDLMLADMGQGIPFRPGMFDGCISISAVQLLQGVARFKSKLSRQEW; the protein is encoded by the exons ATGGTTGAGATCCAGTCACAGATGACGGAGCGGGCTGTGGAACTGCTGGGTCTCGCAGAGGACCGCCCTTGTTTCTTGCTGGACGTAGG TTGTGGCTCCTGTCTGAGTGGAGACTACCTCTCAGAAGAGGGACATTGCTGGGTTGGCCTGGACATCAGCTCTGCCATGCTAG ACGTGGCTCTGGAGAGGGAAGTGGAGGGAGACCTGATGCTGGCTGACATGGGCCAGGGGATTCCGTTCCGGCCGGGGATGTTTGATGGCTGCATCAG CATTTCTGCGGTGCagttgttgcaaggtgttgcaaggttcaaaagcaaactcagtagacaagagtggtga